CCGACGTGTGACGGCAGCGACCCCGGAACTGCCCCCGTCCGTCGCAAAGCAGGACCCGCACCTCGACCAACACCATCAGCCCGCCACCAATCTTGTCTTGCGTGTGTGTCCCGCACTACGGAACAAAGCAAATACACAATGTCAATCTCACAGAAACCTCCGGTACCAATCTCCATCACCATCTGCGGTGATGGCGGCTGCGGAAAGTCCTCCATAACCCTTCGTCTTGTCCGCTCCCAGTGGACCTCTGAATACGACCCCACCATCGAGGACTCGTACTCCATCACCCGCAAGATCGACGGCCAGAACTATCACTTGTCCCTGACCGACACGGCCGGCCAGGAGGAATATCGCGGCATGTGGGCCTCGTCCaatctcggcgccgacgccttcCTGCTCGTCTACGACATCACCTCCCGCGACTCGCTCGACGCTCTCCAATACTTCAACGACCTGATCGATATGGAGGCCGAAACCCGCCTCGACAACGCCGACCGCGCCAAGCGCGCTGGTCTCTCCCCATCCTCCTACCGCGACACCGTCTCCGCAACCCCGGGCGCTAAGACCGTCCCTCCTGTCAAGATCGTTGCCGGCAACAAGTGTGACCTACAGGAGTCCCGCGATGTACCCGCCGCCATGGGCCTGGACTgggctcgccgccgcggatgCGGTTTCATGGAGACGAGCGCTCGCCTCGAGGTCAACATTGAGGAGACGTTCGCTCTCATTGTCCgtcgcgtcgtcgaggcgagGCGTATGGCGGAGCTGGGCGTCAACGAGAACATGGAGATGGACCGCCGGGGCATGACAAAGCCCCTGAgcccgctgccgacgggTAGTGAGAACGAGAAGCACGGACCGGGCCCGCAGGGTCCTAACGTTCACAGGAAGATGGGCAAGGGATCCATATGGAAGAAGCTCCGGTGCTGGTGAGCCCCGCGGCCAATGGTGTGTTTGTGACAAGGGGCTCGTAGTGTGAGAGAACAATGCGAGGAAGCCAAACGAAACTTTATGACGTATGAAAGCAAAAAAGAAGACGAGCAGGGCGGCAACattgttcttttttttcccctgCAAAGTGGTGTGTCTGTATTTAAGGGGCTAGGTGGGTTTCACTGGGTTGGGGGCCGGAGGATCCATGGACTTGCACGATGGAGTCGTTGAGTTGTTTCCGTTGTACAAAAAGGGTCTCATGCGAGGGGGGCGTTTCGGGAGTCTCGAGAGCACAtatccctctctctttttggCCTCTATATTGCGCCTGTTGGGCAGGTTTGAGcaaagggagagggaaacAAGTTCATTTTCGCCGCATATGTGCCTCTTGCTGAGCCGGTCAGACTTCTGTATTACCttcgcttctctctccttttcctccccttcATTTCTCCCTTCCTCGCGACAGTAGTGGCTTTTCTCCCTTTTCCTCattcttcctttttttttttttttttccttttaGATACCAAGAGGCGTGTTGAATGGTGATAGTCTTCAAAGTTGCTGGCAAGGTCACTCGGGGCTAGTATTTGGAGACGTCGGTCGTTTTGGCGTGTGTGATAATCAGAAGAAATGGACATCATGACAGATGAACAACGAGTCgctgcctttttttttctcgaGAGAACGTAAACAACACCGCCACAGCCCATCGTCGACCCATAATCTTTGCCCTCTTGCACCCTCTCCCCATTATATCCCCAATAACGCCGTTTCCATTCGACCCATTTACAGCCATTCCTGAACCATTCCCGAACCAAACGGTTCTATCCCGCTctgctctccctccctcccccagcACCCATCTCATCTTATAATCTAGTTGGTGATCTTGGATACGGTCTGTTTCCACAGGCCGTTGTGGGACCAGGTCCAGTTCTTGAGAAAGGGCGGGTCCATGCCCGTCTCAAAGGCCTCGATACGGGCGGCGATCTGCTGATTGCGCAAGGcctcgcgggcggcggcgccgcggttGTGCAGCTGGGGCATGCGGTCGATGGCGTCCATGGCGAGGCTGAAGCGGTCCGTCTGGTTGCGGatggcgagctcgagggGCGTGTCGATgttccccttctccttgtaGCCGCGGACGTGGAGGTTCATGTTGCCGGGCCGCTTGTACGTGAGGCGGTGGACGAGCCAGGGGTACGAGTGAAagttgaagatgacgggcttGTCGTCGGTGAAGAGTGAGACCCACTCGGCGTTTGTGAGGCCGTGTGGGTGGTCTTCGTGGGAGATGAGCTTGAAGAGGTCGACGCAGTTGACACAGCGGACCTTGAGGTCGGGGAAGTGCTGGAGCAGCAGGTCGATGGCCGCCAGGGATTCGTGCGTCGAGATGTCGCCGCACGAGGCCATGACGAGGTCGGGctcctcgccctggtcggTGCTGAACTGCGGCCAGATGCCGATGCCCTTGGTGCAGTGTTCTACGGCCTTGTCCATTGTGAGGTATTGCAAGTGGTCTTGCTTGTCAGCGACGATCACGTTGACGTAGTTGGACGACGCCAGGCAGTGATCCATGGTCGAGAGCAGGCAGTTGCCGTCGGGTGGGAGGTAGATGCGGACGACTTCGGGGCTCttgttggcgacgacgtcgaggaacCCAGGGTCCTGGTGGGTGAAGCCGTTGTGGTCCTGCCGCCAGACAACGGCCGTTAGGAGGATGTTGAGCGAGGCGATCTTGTTGCGCCACTCAACCTCAAGCGCCTTCTCGATCCACTTGCAGTGCTGGTTGACCATAGAGTCAATGACATGAACTGGGCTTCGGTCAGCAACAAAAAGACAGAAAATAGGATTGCGTATTATCATCTGTAAAGAGGCTGCGCCGGAAGGAGAGACTCACTGAATGGCTCGTAGCTGTTGAGCAGACCGTGACGTCCGGTCAGGATGTAACCCTCGAGCCAACCCTCACAGGTGTGCTCGGAAAGCATCTCCATAACTCGTCCATTGTGGGCTAGGTTGCCGCCGTTAGCGTCCTCCTCAAAGTACTCGCCCATCCAGAccttcttgccggcctcgtagacggcgccgagcttgtTGGACTCAGTCTCGTCGGGCCCGAAGAGGCGGAAGCTGGTCTGGTTCAGGGCGATGACGTCTCTCAGGTAGGTGGCCATGTTGTTCATgctggcggcgttggtgccgccggacttgtcgaccttgatgGCGTAGTTTCTGAAGTCGGGAAGCTTAAGCGGCTTTCTgaggacgccgccgttggcgaccGGGTTGGCGCTCATGCGACGGTTGCCGGTCGGGCACAGCGCCTTGAGCTCGTCCGAGATGCGGCCGTCTTTGAAGAGGCGCTCGGGCTCGTAGCTGCGCATCCATTTCTCGAGGATCTTCAGGTGTTCGGGGttggtggcggcgttggggACGGGGACCTGGTGGGCTCTCCAGTAGCCCTCCATGTAGTTATCGTCGATCTTGCGGGGGCCGGTCCAGCCCTTGGGGCTGCGGAGCACGATCAAAGGCCAGATGGGGCGGAATGCCTTGCCGGAATCGCGAGCCTGCTTCTGGAACCTGCGTATCTCAAGGACGCAGTGCTCCAGGgtggcggccatggcctggTGCATGGtgtcgacatcgtcgccctcgacaaaGTAGGGCTGCCAGCCGTAGCCGAGGAACAGGTTCTCTAGCTCCTTGTGGGAGATCCTGGCCAAGATGGTGGGATTGTTGATCTTGTAACCGTTAAGGTGCAAGACAGGCAGAACGGCGCCGTCTACGATGGGGTTGAGGAATTTCGTGCTGTGCCACGCGGTCGCCAACGGGCCGGTCTCGGcctctccgtcgccgaccATGGTCAGCGCGATGAGATCGGGGTGGTCGTAGACGGCACCGAAGGCGTGGGAGACGGAGTAGCCGAGCTCTCCGCCCTCATGGATGGAGCCTGGGGTCTCGGGGGTAGCGTGTGAGCCAATGCCGCCGGGGAAGGAAAAGGACTTGAAGAACTTTTGCAAGCCATCTATATCCTCTGACTTTTCCGGGTAGACCTCGGAGTAGACACCTTCGAGGTAGGACTGGGAGAGGACGGCCGGGGCGCCATGGCCCGGGCCGGAAATGAAGATGGAGTCGAGGTCGTACTTCTTAATGAGGCGGTTGAAGTGCATCCAGGTGAAGATTTGGCCGGGGGCCGATCCAAAGTGGCCGAGTAACCTCAGTTTCATGTGCTCCTTCTTGAGGGGCtcccggaggaggggatTCTCTTTGAGGAAGATCATGCCCAAGGACAGATACAAGCTGGCCTTGAAGTAGTCATTGTACTTGTCAATGTCTTCCTTGGAAAGCGGCTCGCCCTTGACCGTCGACCGGGCTGGGCCGTAGGGGCTGATGGATTCAACCTCCTTGCCGGTCATTTCGGAAGTGTGTAAGTGATGAGTAGAGTGGTGGTGTAATGGTGTGTACAGGCCAAGATGCCTTTGGAGTGGTGGCTtgagagaaaagaaaacagaCCTGACGAAGTCTGAGAGGACTTTGTCTTTATAGCTATTTGTTCAGACACGAGAGGACAGAGAATCGGCATGAAAGAGAATGAGATGCAGCCATGCTGCCCAGAGAACGAGCTGTGACGGGCAAGCAGCCCAGCCCGAGCTTAGGACTGTTTCTCACACCCGTGGGTGCTGATCCGAGATGGGCAGGGGACGGCAGCGACCATGAGAAGAAGACACAGACAGGCCCGATAGCTATCAGCCGatgttgacggcgccgaccgGGGTAGGAAGACAAGGTTGCAGATGTTgtgaagagggaggagatgcTAGCAGGGGAGGAGGAATACGAGGGTACGGCACTGTAGGTTGAGGCATGTATACGTTCCTAGCCAGCAACGCCTTGGTACAAGGTGAAGAAACGGCGACCACAGGTACGGAAGCCGCACCGTTCCACGGCGGAGGGGTCCGATGGGCTGGCAATGTGGGGAAAGAAGAATAGCAtggcatcccatcccatccgcCTAGAGGCTTGTCTAGTGGCAGCATCCTCTGGGCGAACCGGAAGCGGTTCTATGACAGGGTGACAGGGTGACAGGACGAAAACCAAGGGCAGCGGCTGCAGGTGAGCTGAGGAATTTGCGGGTATTCCATGCAAGCTCTTGGGGCTATGCGATGTTGATCTGTAGCGTTTGTGCGTGGAGAGAAGAGGTGGTCTGATTTTCCGACGGCGACTCGTCTGcggcctcgacatcgaccGGCATGCAACCGACGTCACCTTACGCCCCACGCGGGATCGGTTGGGATCATGCGCGTGCCATTATGCTTTGTGGATTTGCCGTTACTGATTTCCTCTCGGCAGGCTGGAGAGCGAAGATTTGTAGCGTTTTGGCATTTGCTTGTATTGTGGTGAACATGGGCTCAGAAAGCGGATCTTGGTACGTAAGgtgaagagaaggaaggtGTTGGTGACGGTGTCGGTGACGGTGTCGGTGACGGTGTCGGTGACGGTAAAGTTGGGCGGAACATCCGTCTCGGCCAATCGGTAGGTGGGTACGTACAGTTAACGGATGCCCCCAGCTCTACCGTGTATCTGGCGGCGCCATGTGCGCGACTCGGTGAGAGTGGTATGAGACAGCGTGGGGCAGAGGTGAGTCAAGGTGAATTAGATTAGAATCAACTGaaggaagacgacggcgccccTTCTgtctctccccttctcttcttgccaacaacaacgcccATGACCCAATCTAGAATGTCCTTCTTCATTCGGTATCGATTGATAGTGGCCAAGCGATTTGG
The DNA window shown above is from Colletotrichum destructivum chromosome 2, complete sequence and carries:
- a CDS encoding Putative small GTP-binding protein — its product is MSISQKPPVPISITICGDGGCGKSSITLRLVRSQWTSEYDPTIEDSYSITRKIDGQNYHLSLTDTAGQEEYRGMWASSNLGADAFLLVYDITSRDSLDALQYFNDLIDMEAETRLDNADRAKRAGLSPSSYRDTVSATPGAKTVPPVKIVAGNKCDLQESRDVPAAMGLDWARRRGCGFMETSARLEVNIEETFALIVRRVVEARRMAELGVNENMEMDRRGMTKPLSPLPTGSENEKHGPGPQGPNVHRKMGKGSIWKKLRCW
- a CDS encoding Putative xylulose 5-phosphate/Fructose 6-phosphate phosphoketolase, thiamine diphosphate-binding, translating into MTGKEVESISPYGPARSTVKGEPLSKEDIDKYNDYFKASLYLSLGMIFLKENPLLREPLKKEHMKLRLLGHFGSAPGQIFTWMHFNRLIKKYDLDSIFISGPGHGAPAVLSQSYLEGVYSEVYPEKSEDIDGLQKFFKSFSFPGGIGSHATPETPGSIHEGGELGYSVSHAFGAVYDHPDLIALTMVGDGEAETGPLATAWHSTKFLNPIVDGAVLPVLHLNGYKINNPTILARISHKELENLFLGYGWQPYFVEGDDVDTMHQAMAATLEHCVLEIRRFQKQARDSGKAFRPIWPLIVLRSPKGWTGPRKIDDNYMEGYWRAHQVPVPNAATNPEHLKILEKWMRSYEPERLFKDGRISDELKALCPTGNRRMSANPVANGGVLRKPLKLPDFRNYAIKVDKSGGTNAASMNNMATYLRDVIALNQTSFRLFGPDETESNKLGAVYEAGKKVWMGEYFEEDANGGNLAHNGRVMEMLSEHTCEGWLEGYILTGRHGLLNSYEPFIHVIDSMVNQHCKWIEKALEVEWRNKIASLNILLTAVVWRQDHNGFTHQDPGFLDVVANKSPEVVRIYLPPDGNCLLSTMDHCLASSNYVNVIVADKQDHLQYLTMDKAVEHCTKGIGIWPQFSTDQGEEPDLVMASCGDISTHESLAAIDLLLQHFPDLKVRCVNCVDLFKLISHEDHPHGLTNAEWVSLFTDDKPVIFNFHSYPWLVHRLTYKRPGNMNLHVRGYKEKGNIDTPLELAIRNQTDRFSLAMDAIDRMPQLHNRGAAAREALRNQQIAARIEAFETGMDPPFLKNWTWSHNGLWKQTVSKITN